Proteins co-encoded in one Brassica oleracea var. oleracea cultivar TO1000 chromosome C4, BOL, whole genome shotgun sequence genomic window:
- the LOC106341780 gene encoding beta-glucosidase BoGH3B yields the protein MAGVRSFFLFAAIALLFAGRYGDATAAARGYIKYKDPKAAVEERVEDLLTRMTLPEKLGQMCQVDRFNFSYPNPSIGQEIFTKYMIGSVLSNPYDTGASIAKRVELANTMQKLSLSTRLGIPLLYAIDAVHGHNTFINATIFPHNIGLGATRDPELVKKIGAITALEVRATGIAQAFAPCVAVCRDPRWGRCYESYSEDPKLVNLMTESIMDGLQGNAPYVADFKTKLAGCAKHFVGDGGTIDGINENNTVVDNATLFNVHMPPFELAVKKGIASIMASYSSLNGVKMHANRAMLTDYLKDTLKFQGFVISDWLGIDKITTPPRANYTYSIEASINAGIDMVMVPWEYKEFLEKLTNLVNGGYIPMSRIDDAVRRVLRVKFSLGLFENPFAEGSSLATEFGSEEHREVAREAVRKSMVLLKNGKTDNDKIVPLPKKVKKIVVAGAHANNMGWQCGGFTLTWQGFNGTGENISRNKAMNLPTGKTRGTTILEGIMKTVDATTEVVYVEEPNQNTAKLHADAAYTIVVVGEAPYAESQGDSTTLNMAAPGPDTISHTCASGMKCLVVLVTGRPLMIEAYIDFIDAVAVAWLPGTEGQGVADVLFGDHPFTGTLPRTWMKSVVQLPMNVGDSAYDPLFPFGFGITN from the exons ATGGCCGGCGTCAGGAGCTTTTTCTTGTTCGCGGCGATTGCTTTATTGTTCGCCGGTCGTTACGGAGACGCTACCGCAGCCGCCAGAGGTTACATTAAGTACAAAGATCCAAAAGCAGCGGTTGAAGAGAGAGTAGAGGACTTGCTAACACGAATGACATTACCTGAGAAACTTGGTCAAATGTGTCAAGTTGATAGGTTCAACTTCTCATATCCCAATCCCAGTATTGGCCAAGAAATCTTCACAAAGTACATGATCG GGAGTGTTTTAAGCAATCCTTATGATACTGGGGCTAGTATAGCAAAGCGGGTTGAACTAGCGAACACCATGCAGAAACTGAGTCTTTCCACGAGGCTTGGAATCCCTTTGCTTTACGCTATTGATGCGGTTCATGGCCACAACACTTTTATCAATGCCACCATCTTCCCCCACAACATTGGTCTTGGTGCCACTAG GGATCCTGAGCTTGTTAAGAAGATTGGAGCTATCACCGCGCTTGAAGTAAGAGCTACAGGAATCGCGCAAGCTTTCGCGCCTTGTGTTGCGGTATGCAGAGATCCTAGATGGGGAAGGTGTTATGAGAGCTATAGTGAAGATCCGAAACTTGTGAATCTGATGACCGAAAGTATCATGGATGGATTACAGGGAAATGCTCCTTACGTCGCTGATTTCAA GACTAAACTGGCTGGTTGCGCCAAACATTTTGTTGGGGATGGAGGAACGATAGATGGCATCAATGAGAACAACACTGTTGTTGACAACGCTACTCTCTTTAATGTCCATATGCCTCCTTTCGAGTTAGCGGTAAAGAAAGGGATCGCATCAATTATGGCTTCTTATTCTAGTCTTAACGGTGTTAAGATGCACGCAAACCGAGCAATGCTAACTGATTACCTCAAGGACACCCTCAAATTCCAAGGCTTTGTTATCTCTGACTGGCTTGGAATTGATAAGATCACAACTCCACCTAGAGCAAATTACACTTACTCTATCGAAGCTTCCATTAATGCCGGCATTGACATG GTTATGGTTCCATGGGAGTACAAAGAGTTCTTGGAAAAATTGACAAACCTAGTAAACGGTGGATACATTCCTATGAGCCGTATAGATGATGCTGTCCGAAGAGTCTTAAGGGTCAAATTCTCTCTCGGTCTCTTTGAAAATCCATTTGCAGAGGGAAGTAGTCTTGCCACTGAGTTTGGATCTGAG GAGCATAGAGAAGTAGCGAGAGAGGCGGTGAGGAAATCAATGGTGCTTCTAAAGAACGGGAAGACAGACAACGATAAAATTGTTCCGCTCCCGAAGAAGGTGAAAAAGATCGTTGTTGCTGGCGCACACGCTAACAACATGGGTTGGCAATGTGGTGGCTTTACTCTCACTTGGCAAGGATTTAACGGAACCGGAGAAAACATCTCTCGTAACAAAGCCATGAACCTCCCTACCGGTAAAACCAGAG GAACTACAATCTTGGAAGGAATCATGAAAACAGTGGATGCCACCACTGAAGTTGTCTACGTGGAGGAACCAAACCAAAATACAGCTAAGCTTCATGCCGACGCAGCATACACAATTGTGGTTGTAGGTGAAGCTCCATACGCAGAGTCACAAGGGGACAGCACCACGCTAAACATGGCCGCACCAGGTCCAGACACGATCAGCCACACGTGTGCTAGTGGTATGAAGTGTTTAGTGGTCCTAGTCACAGGACGTCCTCTCATGATCGAGGCCTACATTGACTTCATCGACGCTGTTGCGGTCGCTTGGCTTCCAGGAACCGAAGGACAAGGAGTCGCTGATGTTTTGTTTGGTGATCATCCATTCACCGGCACTTTGCCTCGCACGTGGATGAAGAGTGTGGTTCAGCTTCCGATGAACGTTGGTGACTCGGCCTACGACCCTCTCTTCCCCTTCGGATTCGGAATCACAAATTAA